In the Gemmatimonadaceae bacterium genome, one interval contains:
- a CDS encoding multicopper oxidase domain-containing protein: MSDQNDRAPEGKDLVAPLMSRRQAVKWGALGTVGLAAAGTACVQRGGPLAAGDTLKGGLAPGHGSHHDMMAVGELRRDSFDPTAFLTRFDYGRESTLPSGQTLREYDMEATEFELEVVPGVFFPAWGYNGQVPGPTIRCTEGDRLRVHFTNSGTHPHTIHFHGFHPANMDGAFEVVAPGRSYTYEFDAAPFGLHLYHCHTVPLKRHIHKGLYGAFIIDPKEGRPPARELVMVMNAFDTNFDGENEIYAVNSVAFHYQKHPIELRLGEPVRAYVVNLTEFDPINSFHLHGNFYRLYRTGTNLTHHEFTDNVMLCQGERAILEFTYDHEGPFLFHAHQSEFAELGWTGMFVVRGPAVG, from the coding sequence ATGTCTGATCAGAACGACCGGGCGCCGGAAGGAAAGGACCTCGTCGCGCCCTTGATGAGCCGGCGGCAGGCCGTGAAATGGGGGGCGCTGGGTACCGTCGGGCTGGCGGCGGCCGGGACCGCCTGCGTCCAGCGCGGAGGCCCGCTGGCCGCCGGCGACACCTTGAAAGGCGGACTGGCCCCCGGGCACGGCTCCCATCACGACATGATGGCGGTGGGGGAGCTCCGGCGGGATTCGTTCGACCCGACGGCTTTCCTCACTCGCTTCGATTACGGCCGCGAGTCGACTCTTCCATCTGGGCAGACTCTGCGCGAGTACGACATGGAAGCCACGGAATTCGAGCTCGAAGTCGTGCCGGGCGTGTTCTTCCCGGCGTGGGGCTACAACGGGCAGGTTCCCGGGCCGACGATCCGCTGCACCGAAGGGGACCGTCTCCGCGTCCACTTCACCAATTCCGGGACGCATCCGCACACGATCCATTTTCACGGCTTTCACCCGGCGAACATGGACGGCGCGTTCGAGGTCGTGGCGCCCGGCCGGAGCTACACGTACGAATTCGACGCCGCCCCGTTCGGGCTGCACCTGTACCACTGCCACACCGTTCCGCTCAAGCGGCACATCCACAAGGGACTGTACGGCGCATTCATCATCGATCCCAAGGAAGGTCGCCCGCCCGCGCGCGAGCTGGTGATGGTGATGAACGCCTTCGATACGAACTTCGACGGAGAGAACGAGATTTACGCGGTCAACTCCGTCGCGTTTCACTATCAGAAGCATCCGATCGAGCTCCGGCTGGGCGAGCCGGTGCGCGCCTACGTGGTGAATCTCACCGAGTTCGACCCGATCAACTCCTTCCATCTCCACGGGAACTTTTACCGGCTGTACCGGACCGGCACGAATCTCACGCACCACGAATTCACCGACAACGTGATGCTCTGCCAGGGCGAGCGCGCGATTCTCGAGTTCACCTACGACCACGAGGGGCCGTTTCTCTTTCACGCCCATCAGAGCGAATTCGCCGAGCTGGGATGGACCGGGATGTTCGTGGTGCGGGGCCCGGCCGTTGGCTGA
- a CDS encoding ZIP family metal transporter, with the protein MADAAGVSRPDRTRTWLAALLPLVALLVFLLLFLRFGPAGVFTGSFPPVEELTITRVTLPDRGVLRVHAVNGGPAPVTVAQVLVDDASWVHTVDGSRTIGRLESREITIPYPWVEGEPVVVRLVTSTGLTFDKEVAVAVRTPAPDARYLTTFALLGLYAGVVPVFIGLLWFPFLRNLSQRWIEFFLSLTAGLLLFLGVDALAEAVELSALVPTAFQGLGLVLLGLVGTPLVLAAVGRRRRGGGSASPVYVAMLVALAIGLHNLGEGLAIGAAYASGEIALGSFLVIGFLLHNTTEGLAILAPLTKSRVTLGLLAVLGLLAGVPTIIGAWIGGFTYSPGWTALFFAIGAGAIVQVLVELARLFPGDEKGSIAAPLNVTGFLAGMLIMYLTGLLVTA; encoded by the coding sequence TTGGCTGACGCCGCGGGGGTATCCCGCCCGGACCGCACGCGCACCTGGCTTGCCGCGCTGCTGCCGCTCGTGGCGCTGCTCGTTTTTCTCCTGCTGTTTCTGCGCTTCGGACCCGCCGGCGTATTCACCGGATCGTTTCCTCCGGTGGAGGAGCTCACCATCACGCGGGTGACGCTGCCGGATCGCGGCGTGCTCCGGGTGCACGCCGTGAATGGAGGGCCGGCGCCCGTCACGGTCGCGCAGGTGCTCGTGGACGACGCGTCGTGGGTGCACACGGTTGATGGATCGCGGACCATCGGCCGGCTGGAGTCGCGCGAGATCACCATTCCGTATCCGTGGGTGGAGGGCGAGCCGGTCGTCGTGCGGCTGGTGACGAGCACCGGACTCACCTTCGACAAGGAGGTAGCGGTCGCGGTCCGCACGCCCGCGCCGGACGCGCGCTATCTCACGACCTTCGCGCTGCTCGGGCTGTACGCCGGCGTGGTGCCCGTGTTCATCGGGCTGCTCTGGTTTCCGTTCCTGCGAAATCTCTCGCAAAGATGGATAGAGTTCTTCCTGAGCTTGACCGCCGGCCTGCTCCTGTTCCTCGGCGTCGACGCGCTGGCCGAGGCCGTCGAGCTTTCCGCGCTGGTTCCCACGGCATTTCAGGGGCTCGGCCTGGTTCTCCTCGGGCTCGTCGGTACGCCGCTCGTGCTGGCCGCGGTCGGCCGCCGGCGAAGGGGCGGTGGCTCGGCCTCGCCCGTGTACGTCGCGATGCTCGTCGCCTTGGCCATCGGACTGCACAACCTGGGCGAGGGGCTTGCGATCGGAGCGGCGTACGCGAGCGGGGAGATCGCGCTTGGCAGCTTCCTCGTGATCGGATTTCTGCTGCACAACACAACCGAAGGTCTCGCCATCCTCGCGCCGCTGACAAAGAGCAGGGTGACGCTCGGGCTGCTCGCGGTGCTCGGTCTGCTCGCGGGCGTCCCCACGATCATCGGAGCATGGATCGGCGGATTTACCTACAGCCCGGGGTGGACCGCGCTGTTCTTCGCCATCGGCGCCGGCGCGATCGTACAGGTGCTGGTCGAGCTGGCGCGCCTCTTCCCGGGTGACGAGAAGGGCAGCATCGCCGCTCCGCTCAACGTCACCGGCTTTCTCGCCGGCATGCTGATCATGTACCTCACCGGACTTCTGGTAACCGCCTGA
- a CDS encoding c-type cytochrome: MSIERTHSRWSGRTIIVTTLFLLVVGGAVAGCTAAQPGAASAPTGFDVPGNMSPQTIAAGRDIFRFETFGDEQFWTDTARMHEVVQKSVSPNTALSVGLKVDAEAIPPDVAQAIKAGQVDLNSPATTVTLLKLNAVVGLKGAVNTVGGRDTLVRLGITCALCHSTVDNSFARGIGRRMDGSPNRDLNVGAIISLSPAITPAQKAVYGSWGPGKYDPRFNFDGKSTPLVLPPAYGLASTRNVTFTAEGPISYWNAYVAITQLHGRGNFSDPRVGIDIRQSPDLVAPKLAALRAYQHSLQTPAPPAGSFDAAAAARGRLVFNANCASCHVGATGTDNNSGVLHDPSETGMSAAYAMRTANKRYRTTPLRGLWQHPPYFHDGSAATLDAVVAHYNNVRRLGLSASQQGDLVQFLKSL; this comes from the coding sequence GTGAGCATCGAGCGGACACATTCGCGCTGGTCCGGTCGCACAATCATCGTTACGACTCTCTTCCTGCTCGTCGTCGGCGGAGCGGTCGCCGGTTGCACCGCGGCGCAGCCCGGGGCCGCATCCGCGCCCACCGGCTTCGACGTGCCGGGCAACATGTCGCCGCAGACGATCGCAGCGGGACGGGACATTTTCCGTTTCGAGACTTTCGGCGACGAGCAATTCTGGACCGACACGGCGCGCATGCACGAAGTCGTGCAGAAATCGGTCAGCCCCAACACCGCGCTGTCCGTCGGGCTGAAAGTGGATGCCGAAGCGATTCCGCCGGACGTTGCCCAGGCAATCAAGGCAGGTCAGGTCGACCTCAACAGCCCGGCCACGACGGTGACGCTCCTGAAGCTGAACGCCGTCGTTGGACTCAAAGGAGCGGTGAACACGGTGGGCGGCCGCGACACGCTCGTCCGCCTCGGGATCACGTGCGCGCTATGCCATTCGACCGTGGACAACTCGTTCGCACGGGGAATCGGCCGGCGGATGGATGGCTCGCCGAATAGGGATCTGAACGTGGGAGCGATCATATCACTCTCGCCCGCGATCACCCCCGCGCAAAAGGCGGTGTATGGCTCATGGGGCCCCGGCAAGTACGATCCGCGCTTCAACTTCGACGGCAAGAGCACGCCGCTCGTCCTCCCACCCGCGTACGGCCTGGCTTCCACCCGCAACGTGACGTTCACCGCGGAAGGACCTATCTCCTACTGGAACGCGTACGTAGCGATCACGCAGCTACACGGGCGCGGCAACTTCTCCGACCCGCGAGTCGGGATCGACATACGGCAGTCGCCGGACCTCGTGGCGCCCAAGCTCGCCGCGCTGCGGGCGTACCAGCACAGCCTGCAGACGCCCGCGCCGCCGGCCGGGAGCTTCGACGCCGCGGCGGCCGCGCGCGGAAGATTGGTCTTCAATGCGAATTGCGCGTCGTGCCACGTCGGCGCGACCGGGACCGACAACAATTCCGGCGTGCTGCACGATCCGTCGGAGACCGGCATGAGCGCCGCGTATGCGATGCGCACGGCCAACAAGCGGTATCGCACCACGCCACTTCGCGGGCTCTGGCAACATCCGCCCTATTTCCACGATGGAAGCGCCGCGACGCTCGACGCCGTGGTCGCGCATTACAACAACGTTCGCCGCCTCGGCTTGAGCGCGTCGCAGCAGGGCGACCTCGTTCAATTCCTGAAATCGTTGTGA
- a CDS encoding Ig-like domain-containing protein has protein sequence MSVFSATRVLVAAGLMFTAACGGGDGPTPPAGPASVDLVPTGSLRLFVIGETVQLTATPKDGSGNPVSAPVSWTSGNQAVATVSGSGLVTATGFGTTTIRATAGTVFKETSILVQAAVTEQSFNVNAVQSCSDPIMASARLEATSAHLLIYADVNNPPNGFTTADYEAFAASFESLVWPVLTENFGEPADIDNNARVIALFTRAVNELTEAGSTGVVGGFFFGRDLFPKTAGGGLPACSASNVAEMFYLLVPDPTGSINQNPRSVDDVRRITVGVIGHEMQHLINSSRRLFITQGALWPETIYMEEGLSHIAEELLFYDASGDAQPRMNLGANEIRATEPRRQAFNLFGISNAVRFRNYLRTPHNNSPYEKGDDLETRGAAWSFLRYLADRIGSTAVTESTCAAPVSLALGGRCRIDGAAAAQFDVAPGASLGEFTIVAFAADIPATGSGPTATDGTMTTTASATSSIAVTGPPNPSAAPAGARLSTFAAGSLGPGSGVQLDYTVHDRLRRLERRDLPSRVPAARAAYANRAHTGPRFYSAPATAPSMAVLVVEPIWAQLVKNSVDTGMVNLRNRFDPNITGAAKDWAVANYVDDIGLSGLLAQYTHPSWNFRTLLPEINDPNVYPLKVNSLTEATSLTMTNGGAAYYRLGVAAGTTSTVRFTVNNGVPTDRLRLVVVRTK, from the coding sequence ATGAGCGTTTTTTCCGCGACGAGAGTGCTCGTTGCCGCTGGTCTGATGTTTACGGCTGCGTGCGGTGGGGGGGATGGTCCTACGCCGCCGGCCGGGCCGGCTTCGGTCGATCTGGTGCCGACCGGCAGTCTGCGGCTGTTTGTCATCGGAGAGACGGTCCAGCTCACGGCCACGCCCAAGGATGGTTCGGGCAATCCGGTCTCTGCGCCTGTCTCGTGGACGTCGGGCAACCAGGCGGTCGCGACGGTCAGTGGCTCCGGACTGGTAACGGCTACGGGATTCGGCACGACGACGATCCGGGCCACCGCGGGCACGGTGTTCAAGGAAACTTCTATTCTCGTGCAGGCGGCGGTGACCGAACAGTCGTTCAACGTGAACGCGGTGCAGTCGTGCAGCGACCCGATCATGGCGTCCGCCAGGCTCGAGGCCACGTCCGCCCACCTGTTGATCTACGCCGACGTCAACAACCCGCCGAATGGATTCACGACGGCCGATTACGAGGCGTTCGCGGCGTCGTTCGAGAGTCTCGTCTGGCCCGTGCTCACCGAGAATTTCGGGGAGCCCGCCGACATAGACAACAACGCGAGGGTGATCGCGCTGTTCACCCGCGCGGTCAACGAGCTCACCGAAGCCGGCTCGACGGGCGTGGTGGGCGGGTTCTTTTTCGGGCGCGACCTGTTCCCGAAAACCGCCGGCGGAGGGCTTCCGGCCTGCTCGGCGAGCAACGTAGCCGAGATGTTCTATCTGCTCGTGCCGGATCCGACCGGCTCGATCAATCAAAATCCCCGGTCGGTGGATGATGTCAGACGCATCACCGTTGGCGTGATCGGGCACGAGATGCAGCATCTCATCAACTCCTCCCGGCGCCTGTTCATCACTCAGGGGGCGCTGTGGCCGGAGACCATTTACATGGAAGAGGGGCTGTCGCACATCGCCGAGGAGCTTCTATTCTACGACGCCAGCGGGGACGCGCAGCCCAGGATGAACCTGGGGGCGAACGAGATCCGGGCCACGGAGCCGCGACGGCAGGCGTTCAACCTATTCGGGATCTCCAACGCCGTGCGGTTCAGGAATTACCTCAGGACCCCGCACAACAACTCGCCGTACGAGAAGGGTGATGATCTCGAGACTCGTGGAGCCGCCTGGTCGTTCCTGCGGTATCTCGCCGATCGCATCGGTTCGACCGCCGTCACTGAGTCGACGTGCGCGGCGCCGGTATCGCTCGCGCTGGGCGGACGGTGCCGCATAGACGGTGCCGCCGCGGCCCAGTTCGATGTCGCACCGGGCGCGAGCCTGGGCGAGTTCACGATCGTCGCCTTCGCGGCGGACATTCCCGCGACGGGTAGCGGCCCGACTGCGACGGACGGGACGATGACCACGACAGCCAGCGCGACTTCGAGTATCGCGGTCACGGGACCGCCTAACCCCTCGGCGGCCCCGGCTGGCGCGCGGCTCTCGACGTTCGCTGCGGGGAGCCTTGGACCGGGCAGCGGGGTGCAGCTCGACTACACGGTCCACGACAGGCTGCGCCGGCTGGAACGCCGCGACTTGCCGAGCCGGGTCCCCGCAGCGCGCGCGGCGTACGCCAATCGGGCGCACACGGGTCCGCGGTTTTATTCGGCTCCCGCAACCGCGCCGTCCATGGCGGTGCTCGTCGTCGAGCCTATATGGGCACAGCTCGTTAAGAACTCGGTTGACACCGGCATGGTGAACCTGCGTAACAGGTTCGACCCGAATATCACCGGAGCCGCGAAGGACTGGGCGGTCGCGAACTACGTGGACGACATCGGGCTCAGCGGCCTTCTCGCGCAGTACACGCACCCGAGCTGGAACTTCAGGACGCTCCTGCCGGAGATCAATGATCCGAATGTGTATCCGCTCAAGGTCAACAGCCTTACCGAGGCGACGTCTCTGACGATGACCAATGGGGGTGCGGCCTACTACAGGCTGGGCGTGGCGGCGGGAACGACGAGCACGGTGCGATTCACGGTCAACAATGGCGTACCGACCGACAGGCTCAGGCTGGTCGTGGTGCGGACAAAGTAG
- a CDS encoding MATE family efflux transporter codes for MRPSRSEYGALISLATPIVVVQVGLMTMGVVDAIMAGRFSAEALAATAIGNFYFFVVAIFGMGVLLVLDPLIAQAVGARDETGIALAVQRGLLLALVLSAVLGALMLPAEGVLRALRQPDELVPLAARYVLICLPSLLPFNAFLVFRQLLQALGLTRAIVATILLCNLANVGLNWALIFGNLGFPPLGVTGAALATSISRTLLVLVLLALAWRRLRPYVRPLRRQALERAPLARMLRLGLPIGAQHELEVSYFGGLILLMGLLGIVSVAAHQAAINLASLTFMVPVGVGSATAVFVGRAVGARDEPAVRRYAVAGLVCGVGFMCLAAAVFLLFPFGLAGLYSRDQEVIALAAGLIPIAGLFQVFDGTQVVSAGILRGIGDTRFPMIAAALGFWLVGLPLSLLLGFGARLGAEGLWWGSLVALMMVAALLLYRVRMRLRRSMERVIIDHREPLANSQ; via the coding sequence TTGCGTCCCAGCCGGAGTGAATACGGCGCGCTGATCTCGCTCGCTACGCCCATCGTCGTCGTCCAGGTCGGACTGATGACGATGGGCGTGGTGGACGCGATCATGGCGGGACGGTTCTCCGCGGAAGCGCTCGCCGCCACCGCGATCGGGAACTTCTACTTCTTCGTGGTCGCGATCTTCGGCATGGGCGTGCTGCTCGTGCTCGATCCGCTCATCGCGCAGGCGGTGGGCGCGCGCGACGAGACGGGGATAGCGCTCGCGGTCCAGCGCGGGCTGCTGCTCGCGCTCGTGCTTAGTGCCGTGCTCGGCGCGCTGATGCTGCCGGCGGAAGGAGTGCTGCGCGCTCTCCGGCAGCCGGACGAGCTGGTGCCGCTGGCCGCGCGGTACGTGCTGATTTGTCTGCCCAGCCTCCTTCCCTTCAACGCGTTCCTCGTCTTCCGGCAGCTGCTGCAGGCGCTCGGCCTGACGCGCGCGATCGTCGCGACGATCCTGCTGTGCAACCTCGCGAACGTCGGGCTCAACTGGGCACTCATCTTCGGGAACCTCGGGTTTCCGCCGCTCGGGGTGACGGGCGCGGCGCTGGCGACGTCGATTTCCCGCACGCTGCTCGTCCTGGTTCTCCTGGCTCTCGCGTGGCGGCGGCTGCGACCGTACGTGCGGCCGTTGCGGCGGCAGGCTCTCGAGCGCGCGCCGCTCGCGCGGATGCTGCGCCTCGGACTTCCGATAGGCGCGCAGCACGAGCTGGAAGTGTCGTACTTCGGCGGACTGATCCTGCTCATGGGACTGCTCGGGATCGTATCTGTCGCCGCGCATCAGGCCGCCATCAATCTCGCGTCGCTGACGTTCATGGTTCCGGTGGGCGTGGGCTCGGCGACCGCGGTGTTCGTCGGACGCGCGGTCGGGGCGCGGGACGAGCCGGCGGTGCGCCGGTACGCGGTCGCGGGACTGGTGTGCGGCGTCGGGTTCATGTGCCTCGCCGCGGCTGTGTTCCTGCTCTTTCCCTTCGGGCTCGCCGGCCTCTACTCGCGGGACCAGGAAGTGATCGCGCTCGCCGCGGGGCTGATTCCGATCGCGGGGCTGTTCCAGGTGTTCGACGGAACGCAGGTGGTATCCGCCGGTATCCTGCGGGGAATCGGCGACACGCGCTTTCCCATGATCGCGGCCGCGCTGGGCTTCTGGCTCGTCGGGCTGCCGCTGAGCTTGCTGCTCGGTTTCGGCGCGCGGCTGGGCGCGGAAGGGCTGTGGTGGGGATCGCTCGTCGCGCTGATGATGGTGGCGGCGCTGCTGCTTTACAGAGTGCGGATGCGGCTGCGCCGCAGTATGGAGCGAGTGATCATCGACCACAGGGAGCCGTTAGCTAATAGCCAATAG
- a CDS encoding class I SAM-dependent methyltransferase has translation MQGDEGHFSNVYDDDARALAYAALDFPGTYFLAYRDLPAIIAGHVTGREALDFGCGAGRSTRFLKQLGFDTTGIDISAKMVELARKLDPAGSYHRVEDGDFSALAPGRFDLVLSTFAFDNIPGVSRRRDLLHGLRRLLGPGGRIILLGSTPDIYMHEWASFTTRDFPDNRDAKSGDPVRIVMQDVPDRRPVVDLIWFHEDYLALFAAAELELVARFTPLGRPDDGQSWISETAIAPWVIYVLRASLGP, from the coding sequence ATGCAGGGAGACGAGGGCCACTTCTCGAACGTGTACGACGACGACGCGCGGGCCCTTGCCTACGCGGCGCTCGATTTCCCCGGTACGTACTTCCTCGCCTACCGCGACCTGCCGGCGATCATCGCCGGGCACGTCACCGGGCGCGAGGCATTGGACTTCGGCTGCGGTGCCGGGCGGTCCACACGGTTCCTGAAGCAGCTCGGATTCGACACGACCGGCATCGACATCTCGGCGAAGATGGTCGAGCTCGCTCGGAAGCTCGACCCCGCCGGGAGCTATCACAGGGTCGAAGACGGTGACTTCAGCGCGCTCGCGCCCGGCCGCTTCGATCTCGTCCTGTCGACGTTCGCGTTCGACAACATCCCGGGCGTGAGCAGACGGCGCGACTTGCTGCACGGGCTTCGGCGGCTCCTCGGCCCCGGCGGGCGAATCATCCTGCTCGGGTCCACACCCGACATCTACATGCACGAGTGGGCCTCGTTCACCACGCGCGATTTTCCTGACAATCGCGACGCGAAGAGCGGGGACCCTGTGCGCATCGTCATGCAGGACGTCCCCGACCGGCGGCCGGTCGTCGACCTCATCTGGTTCCACGAGGACTATCTCGCGCTCTTCGCTGCCGCGGAGCTCGAGCTCGTCGCGCGATTCACGCCGCTGGGCAGGCCCGACGACGGGCAGAGCTGGATCAGCGAGACGGCGATCGCGCCGTGGGTGATCTACGTGCTACGAGCTAGTCTCGGTCCCTAG
- a CDS encoding transglycosylase SLT domain-containing protein — protein MAPATLRGMSGDFAHDRRKAAAPPPAFLAPHTRKTGKPGVPEKRECLAWYCRRAARVAGQVLGAIALLTAGTVFAISRQPLHFAKPGGLLSLPVAVVQPNTQEDEIYRVSRVLRLHTKDTLLADRIARSFVIEGGKKNIDPALLIGVLLTEDATLDVKARSSVGARGLMQIMPFHSGKYGCSSPDLYNVEANICHGVAILAEYMGKTKTVEKALLRYNGCVRGRNTPNCHTYPNKVLRYSRTAASQMVAELTE, from the coding sequence ATGGCCCCTGCGACTCTCCGGGGCATGAGCGGCGACTTCGCACACGACAGGCGGAAGGCGGCAGCTCCCCCGCCGGCCTTTCTCGCGCCCCACACCCGGAAAACCGGCAAGCCCGGCGTTCCGGAAAAGCGCGAATGCCTCGCGTGGTACTGCCGCCGCGCCGCCCGCGTCGCCGGTCAGGTCCTGGGAGCGATCGCGCTGCTCACGGCCGGAACCGTCTTCGCCATCAGCCGGCAGCCGCTGCATTTCGCCAAGCCGGGCGGGCTACTCAGCCTCCCCGTCGCCGTGGTTCAGCCCAACACGCAGGAGGACGAGATCTACCGGGTCTCGCGCGTTCTCCGGCTCCACACCAAGGACACGCTGCTGGCCGACAGGATCGCGCGCTCCTTCGTCATCGAGGGCGGCAAGAAGAACATCGACCCGGCCCTGTTGATCGGCGTGCTGCTCACCGAGGACGCGACACTCGACGTGAAGGCGCGGAGCAGCGTCGGCGCGCGCGGGCTGATGCAGATCATGCCGTTCCACAGCGGCAAGTACGGCTGTTCGTCACCCGACCTGTACAACGTCGAGGCGAACATCTGCCACGGCGTCGCGATCCTGGCCGAGTACATGGGGAAGACGAAGACAGTCGAGAAGGCGCTGCTCCGCTACAACGGGTGCGTGCGCGGCAGGAACACGCCCAACTGCCACACGTATCCGAACAAGGTCCTCAGGTACTCCCGCACCGCGGCCAGCCAGATGGTAGCCGAGCTGACTGAATAG
- a CDS encoding RidA family protein: MGYSRVVRVGSHIYVSGTTATSDGGPLVGKGDPHAQAIQTLTNIETALHRAGARLSDIVRTRIYVTDIDQWEEIGRAHCSFFGEIRPATSMVQVARLIDPDMLVEIEAEGLIEKT; this comes from the coding sequence GTGGGGTATTCGCGGGTCGTCCGCGTGGGCTCGCACATCTACGTGTCCGGCACGACGGCCACGAGCGACGGCGGCCCGCTCGTGGGAAAGGGCGACCCCCACGCCCAGGCCATCCAGACGCTTACCAACATCGAGACCGCGCTGCACCGCGCCGGCGCGCGGCTGAGCGACATCGTGCGGACGCGGATCTACGTGACCGACATCGACCAGTGGGAGGAGATCGGCCGCGCGCACTGCTCCTTCTTCGGCGAGATTCGCCCGGCCACAAGCATGGTCCAGGTCGCGCGGCTGATCGATCCGGACATGCTGGTCGAGATCGAGGCGGAGGGGCTCATTGAGAAGACGTGA
- a CDS encoding isoamylase early set domain-containing protein, with the protein MKQDDEDFLEQIARPLREPVEMSTGFEARVMAAARKREGTSVLAWIVRPRVLRLSPLAGLAAAAGIALAVLTLDRAGSERVATQVAATLPAAPAAAADTIKLVQFMLVAPEARTVSLVGDFNDWDSTATPLREAADAGVWTITVPLAAGRHQYVFMVDGNRWTPDPAAPTAVEDDFGMPNSVITVGESAT; encoded by the coding sequence ATGAAGCAGGATGACGAGGATTTCCTCGAGCAGATTGCGAGGCCGCTTCGCGAGCCGGTGGAGATGAGCACGGGGTTCGAGGCGCGGGTCATGGCCGCGGCGCGCAAGCGTGAAGGCACCAGCGTGCTCGCGTGGATCGTGCGCCCGCGCGTTCTGCGTCTTTCGCCGCTGGCGGGACTCGCGGCGGCCGCCGGGATCGCGCTCGCGGTGCTCACGCTGGACCGCGCGGGCTCTGAGCGCGTCGCGACACAGGTGGCCGCGACGTTGCCGGCCGCGCCCGCGGCCGCGGCCGACACGATCAAGCTCGTGCAGTTCATGCTGGTCGCGCCCGAAGCGCGCACGGTGTCCCTCGTCGGCGATTTCAACGACTGGGATTCGACGGCAACGCCGCTGCGCGAAGCGGCCGACGCGGGCGTGTGGACGATCACGGTGCCGCTCGCGGCGGGCAGACATCAGTACGTGTTCATGGTGGACGGCAATCGCTGGACGCCTGATCCCGCGGCGCCCACGGCGGTCGAGGACGACTTCGGCATGCCGAACTCGGTGATCACCGTCGGGGAGAGTGCGACGTGA
- a CDS encoding helix-turn-helix domain-containing protein, translating to MKRANSDWGALARTAVRADGAARCRRCLGLTQSDFADAVGVGRVTVARWETGVIRPTARHVSAMLDLLAGMVTKSRVRGAENGELRERFAAVVLFGARTRLAPAAWRELLDLPANALGGVPTAEGRDGRQLASGYDVGLWIERKLRRKNPRLAVEGDGAREIGERRLMSEIVFFAEGLRGKSG from the coding sequence ATGAAGCGAGCGAACAGTGATTGGGGGGCCTTGGCGCGCACGGCGGTGCGTGCGGACGGCGCGGCGCGGTGCAGGCGGTGTCTCGGGCTCACGCAGTCCGATTTCGCCGACGCGGTGGGAGTGGGGCGGGTGACGGTGGCGCGGTGGGAGACGGGAGTCATCCGCCCGACTGCTCGGCACGTGTCCGCGATGCTCGATCTGCTCGCCGGGATGGTGACGAAGTCGCGCGTGCGGGGCGCCGAGAACGGCGAGCTGCGCGAGCGGTTCGCGGCGGTGGTGCTGTTCGGCGCGCGCACGCGGCTCGCGCCGGCGGCGTGGCGGGAGCTGCTGGATCTGCCCGCGAACGCGCTCGGGGGAGTGCCGACGGCGGAAGGGCGGGATGGCCGGCAGCTCGCTTCCGGGTATGACGTTGGGTTGTGGATAGAGCGGAAGCTCAGGCGGAAGAACCCTCGGCTCGCGGTCGAAGGTGACGGTGCGCGGGAGATCGGAGAGCGGCGGTTGATGAGCGAGATCGTGTTTTTCGCCGAAGGGCTGCGGGGGAAGAGCGGGTAA
- a CDS encoding RNA polymerase sigma factor, translating to MTDLTDEQVVDAVLGGDTDAFAVLVSRYTARYARFAVRMLGNREDGEEALQDAFVRVYRALGKRDRKSAFGPWFHSILSNQCRTAASRRANRLRLVVHDEGALERAAVDSPAPAGGDGSEIETAIGKLDPAQREVFLMKYVEEMSYEEIAEVTGVGVSALKMRVKRTADHLRELMGEVPHEAG from the coding sequence GTGACGGACCTCACTGACGAGCAGGTCGTCGACGCGGTGCTGGGGGGAGACACGGACGCATTCGCGGTCCTGGTGTCCCGTTATACCGCGCGATACGCGCGCTTCGCGGTGCGCATGCTCGGCAACCGTGAGGACGGGGAAGAAGCTTTGCAGGATGCGTTCGTGCGCGTCTACCGCGCGCTGGGCAAGCGGGACCGGAAGAGCGCTTTTGGTCCGTGGTTTCATTCGATTCTGTCGAATCAATGCCGGACGGCGGCGAGCAGGCGCGCCAACCGGCTGCGGCTGGTGGTGCACGACGAAGGGGCGCTCGAGCGGGCGGCGGTTGATTCTCCGGCTCCCGCCGGCGGCGATGGGTCCGAGATCGAGACCGCGATCGGAAAGCTGGATCCGGCGCAGCGCGAAGTGTTCCTGATGAAGTACGTGGAAGAGATGAGCTACGAAGAGATTGCGGAGGTCACCGGTGTCGGAGTTTCGGCACTCAAGATGCGCGTGAAGCGCACGGCGGACCATCTGCGTGAACTGATGGGGGAGGTACCGCATGAAGCAGGATGA